In the genome of Raphanus sativus cultivar WK10039 chromosome 4, ASM80110v3, whole genome shotgun sequence, one region contains:
- the LOC108851871 gene encoding mitochondrial import receptor subunit TOM20-like, translating into MDMQEDIERFMFFEHARKAAEATYIKNPLDADNLLRWGGALLELSQFQNPAASKQMLLDAISKLEEALLIDPKKPSALWFIGNAHTSYGFMIPDEIVATDHFQKASHYFEQALDEEPENELYRKSLEMTSKAPELHKAAHSHGSGPQALGGVAGPSSTASTSKTAKKKNSDLKYDLLGWVILAAGIATWISFAKSQMPPPPRQ; encoded by the exons ATGGATATGCAGGAAGATATCGAGAGATTTATGTTCTTCGAACATGCTCGTAAAGCAGCAGAAGCTACTTACATCAAAAACCCTTTAGATGCCGAT AACTTGTTGAGATGGGGAGGGGCTTTATTAGAACTGTCCCAGTTCCAGAACCCCGCAGCCTCAAAGCAAATGCTTCTAG ATGCCATATCGAAGCTGGAAGAGGCCTTGTTAATCGATCCAAAGAAGCCCAGTGCGCTTTGGTTCATCGGGAATGCTCACACTTCATACGGCTTTATGATTCCTGATGAAATCGTCGCTACGGATCACTTTCAGAAAGCTTCTCACTACTTTGAACAAGCTCTCGACgag gAACCGGAGAACGAACTCTACCGCAAATCTTTGGAGATGACTTCTAAG GCTCCAGAGCTGCATAAAGCGGCACATAGCCATGGTTCAGGCCCACAAGCGCTAGGCGGTGTCGCTGGACCATCATCCACTGCCTCAACTTCCAAG ACTGCGAAGAAAAAGAACAGTGATCTCAAGTATGATTTGCTGGGATGGGTCATCTTAGCCGCTGGAATTGCTACATGGATCAGTTTTGCTAAATCTCAGATGCCTCCTCCACCTAGGCAGTAA
- the LOC108849315 gene encoding probable metal-nicotianamine transporter YSL4 translates to MEKEILRSTEISETLLYPEKTARDDVPHWKDQITTRGLVASALLGILFCIITHKLNLTVGIVPSLNVAAGLLGFFSVKSWTGFLSKLGFSVKPFTKQENTVIQTCVVACYGLAYSGGFGSYLIAMDERTYKLIGADRPGNNPEDVINPGLWWMIVFLFAVSFLGLFSLVPLRKVMIWDYKLTYPSGTATAMLINSFHDYSGAKLAENQVKCLGKYLSLSFVWSCFKWFFSGIGDACGFDNFPTLGLTLFKNTFYFDFNPTFIGCGLICPHIVNCSVLLGAIISWGFLWPFISHHAGDWYPSDLEANDFKGLYGYKVFIAIAIILGDGLYNLIKITIVTTKGLCNKQHLPVSTDILDESSEPSESLLEKKKRDEVFLKDHIPLGFAVAGYVCLAAISTATIPLIFPPLKWYFVLCSYLVAPGLAFCNSYGAGLTDMSLPSTYGKIGLFTIASIVGNNSGGVIAGLSACGVMMAIVSTAADLMQDFKTGYLTLSSAKSMFVTQLLGTAMGCVIAPLTFWMFWTAFEVGDPDGLYKAPYAVIYREMAILGIEGFAKLPKHCLALCCGFFVAALVVNLARDITPPSISKFIPLPMAMAVPFYIGAYFAIDMFVGTLVLFIWEWVDKKDADDYSGAVASGLICGDGIWTIPSAILSILRINPPICMYFRPS, encoded by the exons ATGGAGAAGGAGATTCTAAGGTCAACGGAGATCTCAGAGACATTGTTGTACCCTGAAAAAACCGCAAGGGATGATGTTCCTCACTGGAAGGATCAGATCACGACCCGAGGCTTAGTCGCTAGCGCCTTGTTAGGGATCTTGTTCTGCATCATTACCCATAAGCTTAATCTCACTGTCGGAATCGTTCCTTCGCTAAATGTCGCTGCTGGTCTTCTCGGTTTCTTCTCTGTCAAGTCATGGACTGGTTTCTTGTCCAAACTAGGGTTTTCAGTTAAACCCTTCACCAAGCAAGAGAACACCGTTATTCAGACTTGCGTTGTCGCTTGCTACGGCCTTGCTTATAGCG GAGGATTTGGTTCGTATTTGATTGCTATGGATGAGAGGACATACAAGCTCATTGGTGCTGATCGTCCGGGAAACAATCCTGAAGATGTTATAAATCCTGGATTATGGTGGATGATTGTTTTCTTATTTGCCGTCAGCTTCCTCGGTCTCTTTAGTCTCGTTCCACTTCGCAAG GTGATGATTTGGGACTACAAGCTTACGTATCCCAGTGGAACCGCTACAGCCATGCTCATTAACAGTTTTCACGACTACTCCGGAGCCAAGCTTGCTGA AAACCAAGTTAAATGTCTTGGGAAGTATCTCAGCCTTAGCTTTGTTTGGAGTTGCTTCAAGTGGTTCTTTAGTGGTATTGGAGATGCATGTGGGTTTGATAACTTTCCCACACTTGGTTTAACGCTATTCAAGAACAC GTTTTACTTTGATTTCAATCCTACTTTTATTGGATGTGGTCTGATATGTCCCCATATAGTGAACTGCTCAGTTCTTCTGGGCGCTATCATTTCCTGGGGTTTTCTCTGGCCGTTCATATCACACCATGCTGGAGACTGGTATCCATCTGACCTTGAGGCCAACGATTTCAAAGGTCTCTACGGATATAAG GTATTTATCGCCATTGCTATCATCCTTGGTGACGGTCTCTACAACCTTATCAAGATCACTATTGTCACTACCAAGGGACTCTGCAACAAACAACATCTACCTGTCTCTACCGACATTTTAG ATGAGAGTAGTGAGCCCTCAGAATCACtgctggagaagaagaaaagagatgaagTGTTTCTCAAGGACCATATACCACTCGGTTTCGCGGTTGCTGGTTATGTGTGTCTAGCAGCCATTTCGACCGCGACCATCCCACTGATATTCCCACCATTGAAATGGTACTTTGTCCTCTGTTCATACTTGGTTGCACCTGGTCTCGCCTTTTGCAACTCTTATGGAGCAGGCCTCACGGATATGAGCCTGCCTTCGACCTACGGGAAGATTGGTCTTTTCACCATAGCTTCGATCGTAGGAAACAACAGTGGTGGTGTCATTGCCGGTTTATCAGCATGTGGTGTTATGATGGCGATCGTGTCAACCGCAGCAGATCTCATGCAAGACTTTAAAACAGGTTACCTCACGTTATCATCTGCAAAATCCATGTTTGTAACTCAGCTTCTGGGTACAGCCATGGGCTGCGTGATCGCTCCTCTCACGTTTTGGATGTTTTGGACTGCTTTTGAGGTCGGAGATCCTGATGGTCTTTACAAAGCTCCTTACGCTGTTATCTACCGGGAAATGGCTATTCTCGGGATAGAAGGATTTGCCAAACTGCCTAAACACTGTTTGGCTCTTTGTTGTGGATTCTTCGTTGCTGCTCTCGTTGTGAATCTTGCCAGAGACATCACACCACCTAGTATCTCTAAGTTTATACCACTTCCTATGGCTATGGCTGTTCCATTCTATATAGGAGCGTACTTTGCCATAGACATGTTTGTTGGGACCTTGGTTTTGTTCATATGGGAATGGGTAGATAAGAAAGACGCAGATGATTACTCGGGTGCAGTAGCTTCCGGACTGATATGTGGTGATGGAATATGGACAATACCGTCTGCAATTCTTTCCATCTTAAGAATCAATCCACCCATATGTATGTACTTTAGACCGTCCTAG
- the LOC108855088 gene encoding serine/threonine-protein kinase ATR, translated as MASDNNLSSLVHELRERVAASSTNNLGHAYGEDDALEIRFRAVIPNLLNAYVVPSLGNRREVTAVLKLVSHTARNLPGVFYHGDPAAVFPVIAHIIPFFAEPEFVPGHVVILDTVGSLLMLLRSNSRKAYRIFFQDALQAIQDMQPLLHSDESHIPFRCFSMSFSGGWGDSCRLCDLPDANKPTEGDGLVLSLSGDKRWQPFATCVIKLICKCLSEGTLYVEGLIHTSFLKAACSLVCSGGADVQMACFELASLVGSILSFNILPHVGLIQSIILLLSPDEEGLPVYRNEVYDSTLGRCLATVYSSCSDVTVKLTAESMVLVFPHALQRTKSEELKASLCSAYVRIVKSSPPHVWRLHCLLELLHLSEPCFQLVECFQAVLVVLGPDFVTAKCGSHTTAASDRPVQGINAGQKRHMKDGSIHKRKRQKVGVDTQQGVFFASEIIDETDGKDAANLHRILISAVESLKPPPAGPSLLRPEISIMALSILTSAFCLCPWTRMTYRLFRQMYAWIPWIAEQVENNNPIIFDISLYLEGIYNMLLVLDLDLQHEYTSKENDLDAIQVLLKLPWTHILLFKRPSSLLKAKCLSVGIWTKLGIQSGSGFEIFSMALSDDSEQVRAVAVMSMPLKVLFTGLDALPHIFQRLEHLLKEEHLMVKKTIPQSLGFLSCLYGSSTTGPEKTACHLFLHEDMKKDETLNCLLQGFQCSRCDKLIESKDEKHFRIIETPEMGNLEMGHHCDYSNLQSLYFNLLYDESSGETQLACVEVIQRVLGHTTPDILVRTRSQWIRCLQYLLLHVNTDIREAFCAQIGIFVHQPIVSCLFLYEDATEKSCERNFFDLIEHSLATAKDLLVIQTLLETAAEVMVAVDITSELFLFSFFLLIDQLDHPNLIVRINASRLINRSCYIHVKGGFAMLLSRAAHIQTKLFDNLSARLAIRPNVVREFAEAVLGVETEELVRKMVPVVLPKLLVYWQDNAHASKTLNELAKLLDTDVVPLIVNLLPRVLAFALNQKEEKNLLSVLQLYHSHIGSDNKEIFSAALPALLDELVCFVDIADTPETDRRLQRLPEAIKKISKVLTNAEDLPGFLQNHFVGLLNSIDRKMLHADDIILQKQALKRIKLLIEMMGHYLSTYVPKLMVLLMHAIGKDALQSEGLLVLHFFTKKLAAVSPSSIKHVISQVFAALIPFLEREKEVPHVCLDEVVKILEELVLKNRDILKQHICEFPLLPSIPSLAGLNNAIQEARGSMSLKDQLREIVNGMKHENLNVRYMVACELSKLLYHRNEDVAALISGELMSDMEILSSLITSLLQGCSEESRTTVGQRLKLVCADCLGAVGAVDPAKVRVASCNRFKIQCSDDDLIFELIDKHLARAFRAAQDTIIQDSAALAIQELLKIAGCEPSLAGNVVVLTPQEPVQINLSGSIKSGRSSEVNERGQKLWGRFSNYVKELIAPCLTSRFQLPNVSDPGSAGPVYRPSMSFRRWLSYWIKKLTAHANGSRVSIFAACRGIVRHDMQTATYLLPYLVLDVVCHGTEAARLSISEEILSVLDAAASENSGVNSFSVGQSEVCVQSVFTLLDNLGQWVDDVNQEVALSLSIQSSGGRQVASKSKDQVSASTTEQDQLLVQCKYVLELLLAIPKVTLARASFRCQAYARSLMYLESHVREKSGSLNPAAEKTGFFENADVSSLMGIYSCLDEPDGLSGFASLSKSLSLQDQLLIDKKSGNWAEVFTACEQALQMEPTSVQRHSDVLNCLLNMCHHQTMVTHVDGLISRVPEYKKTWCTQGVQAAWRLGKWDLMDEYLGGADEEGLLFSSSDSNASFDRDVAKILEAMMKKDQYSVAERIAISKQALIAPLAAAGMDSYTRAYPFVVKLHLLRELEDFQALLNGESYLEKSFSTSDPVFSKVVDNWENRLRFTQSSLWTREPLLAFRRLVFGASGLGAQVGNCWLQYAKLCRLAGHYETAHRAILEAQASGAPNVHMEKAKLLWITRRSDSAIIELQQSLLNMPEGVVDSTVISSINSLLMAPPNPEPTVRNTQSFSDKKDVAKTFLLYSKWIHSSGQKQKKDVLNLYTQVKDLQPWEKGYFHLAKYYDELYVDARKCQQESIVLSSAGSKKCSVSSNSSTEKAGWDYLFKGMYFYAKGLHSGHKNLFQALPRLLTLWFDFGTVYQMSGPAGIKEMKNTNLKIMSLMRGCLKDLPTYQWLTVLPQLVSRICHQNGETVQMVKNIIISVLHRFPQQGLWIMAAVSKSTVPARREAAAEILQGARKGFNQSDRGHNMFIQFASLTDHFIKLCFHGGQPKSKIINIATEFSALKRMMPLDIIMPIQQSLTVTLPAFDMKNNERHPASVFSGSDLPTISGIADEAEILSSLQRPKKIILLGNDGIEYPFLCKPKDDLRKDARMMEFNAMINRLLSKYPESRRRKLYIRTFAVVPLTEDCGMVEWVAHTRGLRHILQDIYISCGRFDRQKTNPQIKRIYDQCAVKKECEMLKTKILPMFPPLFHKWFLTTFSEPAAWFRSRVAYAHTTAVWSMVGHIVGLGDRHGENILFDSTSGDCVHVDFSCLFDKGLQLEKPELVPFRLTQNMIDGLGITGYEGIFMRVCEITLTVLRTHRETLMSILETFIHDPLVEWTKSHKSSGVEVQNPHAQRAISSIEARLRGVVVGGVPLPVEGQARRLISDAVSHENLAKMYIWWMPWF; from the exons ATGGCGAGCGACAACAATCTCTCGAGCTTGGTTCACGAACTCCGCGAACGAGTCGCAGCATCGTCGACTAATAACCTTGGTCACGCTTACGGAGAAGACGATGCTCTAGAGATTCGATTTCGGGCTGTCATCCCTAATCTCCTGAACGCATACGTCGTCCCTTCTCTGG GGAACAGGAGGGAAGTGACAGCTGTGCTGAAGCTTGTTAGTCATACAGCGAGGAATCTTCCAGGAGTTTTCTATCACGGAGATCCTGCTGCTGTCTTCCCTGTGATTGCTCATATTATTCCTTTTTTTGCTGAACCTGAATTTGT GCCTGGGCATGTAGTGATACTTGACACTGTTGGATCTCTCTTAATGTTGCTGCGTTCCAACTCAAGGAAGGCCTACCGTATCTTCTTCCAGGACGCCTTGCAAGCCATTCAAG ATATGCAACCACTTCTTCATTCCGATGAATCTCATATTCCGTTTAGGTGTTTCTCTATGTCCTTTTCTGGAGGTTGGGGTGATTCCTGTCGTCTCTGTGATCTGCCAGATGCTAATAAGCCAACGGAGGGGGATGGTCTTGTGTTGAGCTTATCGGGAGACAAACGGTGGCAGCCGTTTGCTACTTGTGTTATTAAACTCATCTGTAAATGCCTATCTGAGGGGACACTCTACGTTGAGGGTCTCATCCATACTTCATTTTTAAAGGCTGCTTGTTCTTTAGTATGCTCTGGTGGTGCTGATGTGCAGATG GCATGCTTTGAACTTGCTTCTCTCGTTGGATCTATCCTTAGTTTCAACATCCTTCCTCATGTGGGTTTGATACAGTCAATCATCCTCCTTTTAAGTCCAGATGAAGAAGGACTTCCTGTGTACAG GAATGAGGTTTATGATTCTACCCTTGGACGTTGCCTTGCGACAGTGTATTCCAGTTGTTCTGATGTTACTGTCAAACTAACTGCAGAAAGTATGGTATTGGTCTTCCCTCATGCATTACAGAGAACAAAGAGTGAGGAGCTTAAG GCTTCCCTGTGCAGTGCATATGTTCGGATTGTGAAATCTTCTCCTCCTCATGTTTGGAGGCTACATTGCCTTCTAGAGTTGCTTCATCTTTCAGAACCTTGTTTTCAATTGGTAGAATGTTTTCAAGCAGTTCTTGTAGTTCTTGGGCCTGATTTTGTTACAGCAAAATGTGGTAGTCATACAACAGCAGCAAGTGATAGACCTGTCCAGGGTATTAATGCTGGGCAAAAAAGGCATATGAAGGATGGAAGTATCCACAAAAGGAAGCGCCAGAAAGTTGGTGTTGATACTCAACAAGGGGTTTTCTTTGCTTCTGAAATTATCGATGAGACTGATGGAAAGGATGCTGCCAATCTGCATAGGATACTTATTTCAGCTGTAGAATCTTTAAAGCCTCCACCTGCTGGACCTAGTCTATTACGGCCTGAAATTTCGATAATGGCACTTAGCATTCTCACCAGTGCATTTTGTTTATGTCCCTGGACTAGAATGACTTATCGCTTGTTTCGCCAGATGTATGCATGGATACCCTGGATAGCTGAGCAG GTTGAGAACAACAATCCTATCATCTTCGATATCTCTCTTTACTTGGAAGGAATATACAATATGCTACTCGTGCTTG ATTTGGATTTACAACATGAGTATACAAGTAAAGAGAATGATTTGGATGCGATACAAGTCTTGCTGAAGCTTCCTTGGACGCACATTTTACTATTTAAGAGGCCTAGTTCTCTACTAAAGGCTAAGTGCTTATCTGTGGGGATATGGACGAAGCTTGGCATACAATCCGGGAGTGGTTTTGAGATATTCAGTATGGCTCTTTCAGATGATTCTGAACAAGTGCGAGCTGTCGCTGTTATGTCCATGCCACTTAAAGTTCTTTTCACTGGTCTTGATGCCCTTCCTCATATATTCCAAAGGCTAGA GCATTTGTTGAAAGAAGAGCATTTGATGGTTAAGAAAACCATTCCTCAGTCTCTTGGCTTCTTATCGTGCCTATATGGATCAAGTACTACTGGCCCAGAAAAAACTGCATGCCATTTATTCCTACATGAAGATATGAAGAAAGATGAGACTCTGAACTGTCTACTTCAAGGGTTCCAGTGTTCAAGGTGTGATAAACTTATCGAAAGCAAAGATGAGAAGCATTTCAGAATCATAGAGACTCCGGAGATGGGGAATTTAGAAATGGGTCATCATTGTGATTACTCTAATCTTCAATCCTTATATTTTAACCTTCTATATGATGAGTCTTCTGGAGAGACTCAACTAGCCTGTGTAGAAGTAATACAAAGAGTTCTTGGTCACACAACCCCAGATATTCTGGTCAGAACAAGGTCTCAGTGGATAAGATGCCTTCAATATCTGTTACTTCATGTAAATACAGATATAAGGGAAGCATTCTGTGCGCAGATTGGTATCTTTGTACATCAACCTATTGTGAGCTGTTTGTTTCTTTATGAAGATGCTACGGAAAAAAGTTGCGAAAGGAATTTTTTTGATTTGATTGAGCATTCTCTAGCAACAGCTAAGGATCTGCTTGTCATTCAGACCCTCTTGGAAACGGCAGCTGAAGTTATGGTAGCTGTTGATATTACCAGTGAgcttttcttgttttcttttttcctgCTGATTGATCAGCTTGATCATCCAAACTTAATCGTCCGAATAAATGCGTCAAGGTTAATAAATCGGTCATGCTACATCCATGTGAAAGGGGGATTTGCGATGCTACTTTCCAGAGCTGCACATATTCAAACGAAATTGTTTGATAATCTATCTGCCAGGCTGGCCATCCGTCCAAATGTAGTAAGAGAATTTGCAGAGGCTGTTTTGGGTGTTGAAACTGAAGAACTAGTGAGGAAAATGGTCCCTGTTGTTCTTCCTAAGCTCTTGGTATATTGGCAGGACAATGCTCATGCATCAAAGACCTTGAACGAACTGGCCAAGTTATTAGACACAGATGTGGTACCTCTAATAGTAAATTTGCTACCCAGAGTTCTTGCTTTTGCTCTGAAtcaaaaagaagagaagaatctCCTCTCAGTTTTGCAGTTGTATCATTCACACATTGGTTCTGACAACAAAGAAATATTTTCTGCTGCATTACCTGCACTCTTAGATGAGCTCGTGTGCTTTGTGGACATTGCTGATACACCCGAGACAGATAGACG GCTACAGAGACTGCCTGAGGCAATAAAGAAAATCTCAAAAGTCTTAACAAATGCTGAAGATCTTCCAGGATTCTTACAAAACCATTTTGTTGGACTCCTTAACAGTATTGACAGAAAAATGCTTCATGCAGATGATATTATCCTTCAAAAACAAGCATTGAAGCGTATTAAGCTGCTCATTGAGATGATGGGTCACTATCTCAGCACATATGTGCCGAAGCTTATGGTTCTCCTTATGCATGCCATTGGTAAAGATGCACTTCAGAGCGAGGGTCTCTTAGTCTTGCATTTTTTCACTAAAAAATTGGCTGCCGTATCGCCATCTAGCATAAAACATGTGATTTCTCAGGTTTTTGCGGCACTTATACCCTTCTTGGAAAGAGAGAAGGAAGTTCCCCATGTATGTCTAGACGAAGTGGTGAAAATTCTAGAAGAACTTGTTTTGAAGAATAGAGATATACTAAAGCAGCACATCTGTGAGTTCCCCCTTTTACCTAGCATACCTTCTTTAGCAGGACTGAACAATGCTATTCAAGAAGCACGCGGATCAATGAGCCTGAAGGATCAGTTACGGGAGATTGTAAATGGTATGAAACATGAGAACCTGAATGTTAGATACATGGTGGCATGTGAGCTAAGCAAATTGTTATATCATAGAAATGAAGATGTTGCTGCACTGATTTCCGGTGAACTTATGTCAGACATGGAGATCTTGAGCTCTTTGATCACATCGTTACTACAGGGATGTTCAGAAGAATCAAGAACTACAGTGGGTCAGAGGTTGAAGTTAGTCTGTGCAGATTGTCTTGGAGCTGTTGGTGCTGTTGATCCCGCCAAAGTGAGAGTTGCTTCGTGCAACCGTTTTAAAATCCAATGCTCAGATGATGATCTTATCTTTGAGCTCATCGACAAACATTTGGCAAGAGCTTTTAGAGCTGCACAGGATACAATCATACAAGACTCAGCTGCTCTTGCTATACAGGAATTACTAAAGATTGCTGGTTGTGAGCCATCGTTAGCTGGGAATGTTGTTGTTCTTACGCCTCAGGAACCTGTGCAAATCAATTTATCTGGTTCTATAAAGTCTGGACGTAGCAGCGAAGTGAATGAAAGGGGACAAAAACTATGGGGCCGGTTCTCAAACTATGTTAAAGAACTAATAGCTCCCTGCTTGACTTCAAGGTTTCAGCTTCCAAATGTGTCTGACCCTGGATCAGCTGGACCAGTTTATCGGCCTTCTATGTCATTCAGAAGATGGCTATCCTACTGGATAAAGAAATTGACAGCACATGCAAATGGATCCCGTGTAAGCATATTTGCTGCTTGCCGGGGCATAGTGCGTCACGATATGCAGACAGCTACTTATCTCTTACCATATTTAGTTTTGGATGTTGTTTGCCATGGGACCGAGGCAGCACGGCTTAGCATTTCAGAAGAGATCCTTTCTGTTCTTGATGCTGCTGCATCAGAAAATAGTGGGGTAAACAGTTTTAGTGTTGGTCAGAGTGAAGTTTGTGTTCAATCTGTTTTCACGCTTCTCGACAACCTTGGGCAATGGGTTGATGATGTGAATCAGGAAGTAGCACTCTCATTGTCTATACAGTCATCAGGCGGTAGACAAGTAGCATCCAAATCGAAAGACCAGGTTTCAGCTTCAACAACAGAACAGGATCAACTTCTTGTACAGTGTAAATACGTGTTGGAGCTTTTGCTTGCTATTCCCAAGGTGACCCTTGCTAGGGCATCATTCAGGTGTCAAGCATATGCTAGGTCGTTAATGTACCTTGAATCCCACGTACGTGAAAAGTCGGGTTCCTTGAATCCGGCAGCTGAGAAGACAGGCTTCTTTGAAAATGCGGATGTTTCTTCTCTGATGGGAATATACAGCTGCCTTGACGAGCCTGATGGTCTTTCTGGCTTTGCAAGTTTAAGCAAATCACTAAGTTTGCAAGACCAATTGTTGATAGATAAGAAATCTGGTAACTGGGCAGAAGTTTTTACTGCATGTGAACAAGCCCTTCAGATGGAACCAACATCAGTTCAAAGACACTCAGATGTTCTTAATTGCTTACTTAACATGTGCCACCACCAGACAATGGTCACTCATGTTGACGGACTAATTTCCAGAGTACCTGAGTACAAGAAAACGTGGTGTACGCAAGGTGTGCAAGCTGCATGGAGACTTGGAAAATGGGACTTGATGGATGAGTATCTTGGTGGAGCAGATGAAGAAGGTCTACTCTTCAGTAGTTCAGACAGTAATGCCTCTTTTGACAGAGATGTTGCAAAGATTCTCGAAGCAATGATGAAGAAGGATCAATACTCTGTAGCTGAGAGAATAGCAATTTCCAAACAAGCTCTCATTGCTCCTCTAGCTGCTGCAGGCATGGACTCCTATACACGAGCTTATCCTTTTGTTGTCAAACTTCACTTGCTAAGAGAGCTAGAGGACTTTCAGGCGCTTCTTAATGGGGAATCATATTTGGAGAAATCATTCAGTACAAGTGATCCAGTGTTTTCAAAAGTAGTAGATAACTGGGAGAACCGGCTCAGGTTTACTCAATCATCATTGTGGACAAGGGAACCCCTTTTAGCTTTCCGAAGGCTTGTCTTTGGTGCCTCTGGGCTTGGCGCTCAAGTTGGGAACTGTTGGCTTCAATATGCAAAGCTTTGCCGTTTGGCTGGACACTATGAGACAGCTCACAGGGCAATTTTGGAAGCTCAGGCTTCTGGTGCACCTAATGTTCACATGGAAAAGGCAAAACTTCTTTGGATCACTAGGCGTTCGGACAGTGCCATTATAGAACTACAACAATCTCTCCTGAATATGCCTGAGGGAGTTGTTGACTCCACTGTAATTTCTTCTATCAATAGCTTATTGATGGCTCCCCCAAATCCAGAGCCAACAGTTCGCAACACACAATCTTTTAGTGACAAAAAAGATGTTGCCAAGACGTTTCTTCTGTATTCCAAATGGATCCACTCCAGTGGGCAGAAACAGAAGAAAGATGTTTTAAATCTTTACACCCAAGTGAAGGACTTGCAGCCCTGGGAGAAGGGATATTTCCACCTGGCTAAGTATTATGATGAACTATATGTTGATGCAAGAAAGTGTCAACAAGAGAGCATTGTATTGAGCTCTGCTGGCAGTAAAAAATGTTCAGTCTCGTCGAACTCAAGCACTGAGAAAGCAGGGTGGGATTATCTATTTAAGGGAATGTATTTCTATGCTAAGGGACTTCACAGTGGGCACAAGAATCTCTTTCAAGCACTTCCGAGATTGTTAACACTATGGTTTGACTTTGGTACTGTCTATCAGATGAGTGGTCCAGCAGGAATTAAGGAAATGAAAAATACTAATCTGAAG ATAATGAGTTTAATGAGGGGCTGCTTAAAGGATCTGCCAACCTATCAATGGTTAACTGTGTTGCCTCAGTTGGTATCTAGAATCTGTCACCAGAATGGGGAAACAGTGCAAatggttaaaaatataatcatctCTGTTCTACACCGATTTCCTCAGCAAGGGCTCTGGATTATGGCCGCTGTTTCAAAATCAACTGTTCCGGCTAGGAGGGAAGCAGCTGCAGAAATTCTACAAGGTGCGCGGAAAGGTTTTAACCAAAGTGACAGAGGGCACAATATGTTCATTCAGTTTGCTAGCTTGACTGATCATTTCATTAAACTGTGCTTCCATGGGGGACAACCAAAATCCAAGATTATTAATATAGCAACCGAGTTCAGTGCCTTGAAAAGAATGATGCCGCTGGATATCATCATGCCAATTCAACAATCTCTTACAGTCACCCTACCAGCATTCGATATGAAGAATAATGAACGACACCCTGCCAGTGTCTTTTCTGGTTCGGATCTGCCAACTATATCTGGTATAGCTGATGAAGCCGAGATACTTTCATCCCTTCAGCGCCCAAAGAAG ATTATCCTACTGGGAAATGATGGTATTGAGTATCCATTCCTCTGCAAGCCCAAGGATGATCTCAGGAAAGATGCCCGGATGATGGAATTTAATGCGATGATAAACCGCTTACTATCCAAATATCCCGAAAGCAGGCGAAGGAAGCTATACATCCGCACATTTGCAGTAGTTCCGCTGACTGAGGACTGTGGTATGGTGGAGTGGGTTGCACATACACGTGGACTCCGCCATATTCTACAAGATATATACATTTCTTGTGGGAGGTTTGATCGGCAGAAAACAAATCCTCagattaaaagaatatatgatCAGTGTGCTGTTAAAAAGGAGTGTGAGATGCTCAAGACCAAGATCCTCCCTATGTTCCCTCCACTTTTCCATAAATGGTTCTTGACAACGTTTTCTGAGCCAGCTGCTTGGTTTAGGTCACGTGTAGCTTATGCTCACACCACAGCAGTTTGGTCCATGGTTGGGCACATTGTTGGACTTGGTGACCGTCATGGAGAAAATATACTCTTTGATTCTACGTCAGGTGACTGTGTTCATGTAGACTTCAGTTGCTTATTTGACAAAGGTCTGCAACTGGAGAAGCCTGAGTTGGTGCCATTCAGATTGACTCAG AACATGATCGATGGTTTGGGCATCACTGGATATGAGGGAATCTTCATGAGGGTATGTGAAATCACTCTCACAGTGTTGAGGACACATAGGGAGACACTGATGAGCATCCTGGAGACCTTCATCCACGATCCTCTTGTGGAGTGGACAAAATCACACAAATCAAGCGGTGTAGAAGTTCAGAACCCACATGCACAG CGGGCCATAAGCAGCATTGAAGCCAGGCTTCGGGGGGTGGTTGTTGGTGGTGTTCCCCTACCAGTAGAAGGGCAAGCTCGCCGGTTAATTTCCGATGCAGTCTCACATGAGAATCTTGCGAAGATGTATATCTGGTGGATGCCCTGGTTCTAA